Genomic window (Synechococcus sp. LA31):
GTCCCCAGCGCCAGCCGTAGCCGGAGGTGAACACGCCCTTGGTTGGCCACATCCAACCTGTGTCAGCAAACTCAGCGGATGGATTGCCGAAGCTGGGTTGATCGGGCCAGCTCAGACCACCGGAGCCGGTGGGCTTGAGACCGAGAATCATGCGACTGCGCCCCGGGGTGGAGTTGGCCACCCGGATCTGTGTGCCAGCAACAAGTCGGGCTGCCTGCAGACCTGGATTTAGACGCAGGAGCTCGCCGATGCTGAGGTTGTAGCGGTTGGCGAGTTTGGCCAGGCTGTCGCCAAGGCGTATGCGGGCCGGCTCCTGAGGCTCAGGCGGAGCAGCCAGGGGCGGGGTGCGGCGAAGTTCAGTGGTGTCGATTGCGGCCAGCTGCTTCGCCTGCTTGCTGCTCTGGCTGGGAAGTACGAGCCAGTCGCCGCTGCTGAACGCGTGGTCCTCGTCAACGTCATTGAGCGAGGCGAGCTTGGTTTCATCTTGAGCGAGCTTGGCCGCAAGCTCTTCGATGGAGATCGCGGTGCGCACCTTCACCCACAAGCGATCGGTGGTGGGCAGGGCAGCGATCAGCTGCTGGCTGGCAGCAGACGGTTCAGGGG
Coding sequences:
- a CDS encoding M23 family metallopeptidase; translated protein: MKPYQFLLTTLASTSAIGAVGTVVAPSLADSRPEYSLPPEPSAASQQLIAALPTTDRLWVKVRTAISIEELAAKLAQDETKLASLNDVDEDHAFSSGDWLVLPSQSSKQAKQLAAIDTTELRRTPPLAAPPEPQEPARIRLGDSLAKLANRYNLSIGELLRLNPGLQAARLVAGTQIRVANSTPGRSRMILGLKPTGSGGLSWPDQPSFGNPSAEFADTGWMWPTKGVFTSGYGWRWGRMHKGIDVANNVGTPIMAARSGEVVTAGWDGGGYGYLVELRHADGSRSRYAHNSRILVRVGQNVSQGTVISQMGSTGRSTGPHLHFEILPAGRGAVNPLQFLPARA